A stretch of [Clostridium] scindens DNA encodes these proteins:
- a CDS encoding iron-containing alcohol dehydrogenase: MEFTFYTADKIVFKRGALKEAGDYIARLGKKFLVIIDPFFAESPAMEDLTRQLEALGADYLIFSEVRGEPTVDLVDEVSRLALASQCDAVISLGGGSCIDVGKATAAIITNGGPAVDYLEVVGKGKKVTEAPVPFVAIPTTAGTGSEVTKNAVLGSKTQGFKRSMRDDKMVATIAIIDPELDMGCPRKVTATSGIDALTHLIEAYITFRATPISDGLALKGIELAGKYLQRACDDGKDMEAREGMCAAALLGGMAFANSGLGAAHGFGMAVGIRYHLPHGEACGIALPHVVRLNAKACPKKMDKIGEALTGRRFDKAGEGTQAAIDFLFDLNKAIGIAPDYKFLNVPPEEVAEVALGSRGTSMTSNPVQLTDEELIAFLRNIM; this comes from the coding sequence ATGGAGTTTACATTTTATACTGCGGATAAAATTGTATTTAAGCGGGGCGCGCTTAAAGAAGCAGGGGATTACATCGCCAGGCTGGGCAAGAAGTTCCTGGTCATTATAGACCCATTCTTTGCGGAGAGTCCGGCAATGGAAGACTTGACGAGACAGCTGGAAGCGCTGGGAGCAGACTATCTGATCTTTAGCGAGGTCAGGGGAGAGCCCACCGTCGATCTGGTGGATGAAGTCAGCAGACTGGCGCTTGCGAGCCAATGTGACGCCGTGATCTCCCTGGGAGGCGGAAGCTGCATTGATGTAGGAAAGGCTACGGCAGCCATCATCACCAATGGCGGCCCGGCAGTGGATTACCTAGAAGTGGTAGGAAAGGGGAAAAAGGTCACGGAGGCCCCGGTGCCCTTCGTTGCGATCCCAACCACAGCGGGAACAGGCAGCGAAGTGACCAAGAATGCGGTGCTTGGCTCCAAGACGCAGGGATTCAAACGTTCTATGCGTGATGACAAGATGGTGGCTACCATTGCTATCATAGACCCGGAACTGGATATGGGATGTCCACGGAAGGTTACGGCCACATCCGGGATAGATGCCCTGACGCATCTGATCGAGGCCTATATTACTTTCCGCGCGACTCCGATCAGTGATGGACTGGCGCTTAAAGGCATCGAACTGGCGGGGAAATATCTGCAGAGAGCCTGCGACGACGGGAAAGACATGGAAGCGCGGGAAGGCATGTGCGCTGCGGCCCTGCTGGGTGGCATGGCATTTGCGAACTCGGGACTTGGCGCGGCTCATGGATTTGGCATGGCAGTAGGCATACGCTACCATCTGCCTCATGGCGAGGCCTGCGGGATCGCCCTGCCTCATGTGGTACGCCTGAATGCAAAAGCATGTCCAAAGAAGATGGATAAGATCGGCGAGGCCCTGACGGGCAGACGATTTGACAAGGCAGGAGAGGGTACGCAGGCAGCGATAGATTTCCTGTTTGACCTGAATAAGGCAATCGGCATTGCGCCGGATTATAAATTCCTGAACGTACCTCCTGAGGAAGTGGCAGAGGTGGCATTGGGCAGCAGAGGGACGAGCATGACAAGTAATCCAGTTCAGCTGACAGACGAAGAGTTGATCGCATTTCTCCGGAACATTATGTAG
- a CDS encoding RpiB/LacA/LacB family sugar-phosphate isomerase: MKIAIGCDPNAQEAKEELIRFIKEKNYGEVTDFGSTDPIYANTAIKVAEAVASKKYDRGILICGTGIGMSIAANKVKGVYAALLSDVYSAQRARLSNDANVACMGAFTSGSKNREMMTEAFLSNEFVPGCSSQPKVEAFVRYDSKR, encoded by the coding sequence ATGAAGATTGCGATTGGATGCGATCCAAATGCACAGGAAGCAAAAGAAGAATTAATAAGATTTATCAAAGAAAAGAACTATGGCGAGGTGACGGATTTTGGAAGCACTGACCCAATCTACGCGAATACGGCGATCAAGGTCGCGGAGGCAGTAGCATCGAAGAAATATGACAGGGGAATCTTGATCTGTGGCACAGGCATAGGCATGTCAATCGCGGCAAATAAGGTAAAAGGCGTATACGCGGCGCTTCTATCGGACGTATATTCTGCGCAGCGGGCCCGCCTCAGCAACGATGCCAATGTAGCATGCATGGGTGCATTTACATCAGGAAGCAAGAACAGGGAGATGATGACGGAAGCGTTTCTTTCCAATGAATTCGTGCCAGGATGCTCATCCCAGCCGAAGGTTGAGGCGTTTGTCAGGTATGATAGCAAGAGATAA
- the deoC gene encoding deoxyribose-phosphate aldolase — MMTVREFAKHFDLAWLAPDAQEKDIIAACATAAKYQVNSVNVNSCWAELAKKELAGTGVGPSAVIGFPYGACISECKFLELERMVELGCTACDMVVNIGAMKDHNYKLVEEEIRKFVEICKPAGCDTKLIFEVGFLTDEMIADLTKICCGAGVTYVKTATGSQAFPDIHQVKIMKENLSGDTKIKVSGVPRTFTLPAAMYAFEHLGVSLIGTRSAGKLVAQYAEYLEEIK; from the coding sequence ATGATGACGGTTAGAGAATTTGCAAAACATTTTGATTTGGCATGGCTTGCCCCTGACGCACAGGAAAAAGATATCATTGCCGCCTGCGCGACAGCTGCTAAATACCAGGTAAACTCCGTGAATGTCAATTCCTGCTGGGCAGAACTGGCGAAGAAGGAACTGGCAGGAACAGGCGTGGGGCCAAGCGCTGTAATCGGGTTCCCCTATGGCGCATGCATCTCTGAATGCAAGTTTCTGGAATTGGAGCGGATGGTGGAACTTGGATGTACGGCGTGCGACATGGTCGTGAACATCGGAGCCATGAAAGATCACAATTATAAGCTGGTAGAAGAAGAGATAAGAAAATTTGTGGAGATATGCAAGCCTGCCGGATGTGACACGAAACTGATCTTTGAAGTGGGATTTCTTACGGATGAGATGATCGCGGATCTGACGAAGATCTGCTGCGGGGCGGGGGTTACATATGTTAAGACGGCTACCGGAAGCCAGGCATTTCCGGATATCCATCAGGTTAAGATCATGAAGGAAAATCTTTCCGGCGACACGAAGATTAAAGTATCCGGCGTTCCAAGGACATTCACCCTTCCGGCAGCCATGTATGCATTCGAGCATCTGGGCGTCAGCCTGATCGGGACAAGAAGCGCGGGCAAACTCGTTGCCCAATATGCAGAGTACCTGGAAGAGATAAAATAA
- a CDS encoding HAD family hydrolase, protein MIRLVASDMDGTLLNSQKETGRGLKGVIRTLRNRGVLFAAASGRSRGSILSYFDDMPVTVIANNGGAVYLEDGTLLFTGEFPYEKARPVMEAARSASYMHLVLIGVKDTYVQMDEPEEHKIFADFYFNKKVRFVPSLEQVFLTDQIVKISISTGANRQNENRGMKFMQQFADTFSLVLSGDGWVDLTRKGISKGYGLEQVCRHYEIAMEDTIVFGDYLNDLDMLRLTPNSYAMANAHQEVKKACMNVTRFTNNEDGVVRELTNIFGLE, encoded by the coding sequence ATGATAAGATTAGTTGCCAGTGATATGGACGGGACGCTCTTGAATTCCCAGAAGGAGACCGGGCGCGGACTAAAAGGCGTTATCCGTACGCTGAGGAACCGAGGAGTGCTGTTTGCAGCCGCAAGCGGCAGAAGCAGGGGCAGCATCCTGAGTTATTTTGATGATATGCCGGTGACGGTAATCGCAAATAATGGCGGCGCGGTCTATCTGGAGGATGGAACCCTCCTTTTTACAGGAGAGTTCCCCTACGAAAAGGCAAGACCCGTCATGGAGGCTGCCCGGTCAGCCTCTTACATGCATCTGGTCCTGATCGGCGTAAAAGACACCTATGTCCAGATGGATGAGCCAGAGGAACATAAGATATTCGCGGATTTTTATTTCAATAAGAAGGTCAGGTTCGTCCCCAGCCTGGAGCAGGTATTTTTGACGGATCAAATCGTAAAGATATCGATTAGCACTGGAGCGAACCGTCAAAATGAGAACCGGGGAATGAAGTTTATGCAGCAGTTTGCGGATACCTTTTCCCTCGTACTTTCCGGCGATGGCTGGGTGGATCTGACCAGGAAAGGGATATCGAAGGGATATGGGCTGGAACAGGTGTGCAGGCACTACGAAATAGCCATGGAGGATACGATCGTATTCGGTGATTATCTGAATGATCTGGACATGCTCCGGCTTACGCCGAACAGTTATGCCATGGCCAATGCACATCAGGAAGTAAAGAAGGCCTGTATGAACGTAACCCGTTTTACCAACAATGAGGACGGCGTTGTCAGAGAACTGACGAATATATTCGGATTAGAGTAG
- a CDS encoding GntR family transcriptional regulator: protein MGIRDQLEKMGYENETKLIYTDTVECDIKLARKLKVNIGTPLYKIKRVRSVNDEPFSIHLSYIPKQCCEGIFERGYDFEHMQLCDILKEGYGIEQNQMVETLEIVNARPDEAQLLNVDENYPLIHLENTLYSQMGEVTEYSSVLFRGDRVKIEIKNTYSS, encoded by the coding sequence ATGGGAATAAGAGACCAGCTTGAGAAGATGGGGTATGAAAATGAAACCAAATTGATTTATACGGATACTGTAGAATGCGATATCAAACTGGCAAGGAAGCTGAAAGTTAATATTGGCACTCCGCTTTATAAGATTAAGAGGGTAAGAAGCGTGAATGACGAGCCATTCAGCATACATCTGTCCTATATCCCAAAGCAGTGCTGCGAAGGGATCTTTGAGCGGGGATATGACTTTGAGCATATGCAGCTGTGCGATATCTTGAAGGAAGGATATGGCATCGAGCAGAACCAGATGGTTGAGACGCTGGAGATTGTCAATGCAAGGCCGGATGAGGCACAACTGCTGAATGTAGATGAGAATTATCCTTTGATCCACCTTGAAAACACTTTGTACTCCCAGATGGGAGAAGTGACGGAATATTCTTCCGTTCTTTTCCGGGGAGACAGGGTGAAGATTGAGATAAAGAATACGTATAGTTCATAA
- a CDS encoding FGGY-family carbohydrate kinase produces the protein MGKYVIGIDAGTMGVRCVIFDLEGNEISSAYFETPTVYPKPGWVEQDANDVIELAYKSVAKAIEKKNVDTSEIISVSFTNQRTSWAPIDKDGNFLHNMILWRDQRGAEIFPWAREQLAKHGMTELDLYKRCGHPLGSVQCGSKAFWYRLNKPELYEKTYKMITPHAMLAKAFGADDWYDEESDANWWLVTNGDTFEFDPELCDIFGMDIDKYPRNMKPGTPIGAVTEEVSRKCGLKVGTPLFVGSGDQQCGAAGVGNSGEAGLGSVCLGTAGLCIGYSATPVRDANGKCHVLGHPAGGYTMEGHASAAASSFRWCRNTFSRFEMTAADLADMDVYTIMSSIAAKAPIGSKGTIFLPWLAGAACPYYNDSARGAFIGMTLGVTKSELLRAAMEGICFEMRGMLDALKDAGFHEFKKLRVTGGAARSDLWNQIQADIYGCPVETVNASEATALGAAMIGAVGAGVFKDLAEASRHMVRVKDTYEPIPENVERYNEVYEVFKACYKGLAADGFEQINAYQNKFC, from the coding sequence ATGGGGAAATATGTGATAGGAATTGACGCGGGCACGATGGGTGTACGCTGCGTAATATTCGACCTTGAAGGCAATGAGATTTCTTCGGCTTATTTTGAGACTCCTACAGTATATCCCAAGCCAGGCTGGGTAGAACAAGACGCGAATGATGTTATTGAACTGGCATACAAATCGGTTGCAAAGGCAATTGAAAAGAAGAATGTGGACACTTCCGAGATCATCTCGGTAAGTTTCACGAATCAGCGGACTTCCTGGGCACCAATAGACAAGGATGGGAACTTCCTGCACAACATGATCCTGTGGCGGGATCAGCGCGGCGCGGAGATCTTTCCCTGGGCCAGGGAGCAGCTTGCAAAGCATGGCATGACGGAACTGGATTTGTACAAACGCTGCGGACATCCGCTGGGATCCGTTCAATGTGGATCTAAGGCATTCTGGTACCGTCTGAATAAGCCGGAACTTTATGAGAAGACATACAAGATGATTACGCCGCACGCGATGCTTGCCAAGGCATTCGGCGCGGATGACTGGTATGACGAGGAAAGCGATGCCAACTGGTGGCTGGTGACGAACGGGGATACCTTTGAGTTTGACCCGGAACTGTGCGACATCTTTGGCATGGACATTGACAAATATCCAAGGAACATGAAGCCAGGAACTCCGATCGGCGCTGTGACGGAGGAAGTTTCCAGAAAATGCGGGCTGAAGGTAGGAACACCGCTGTTCGTAGGATCCGGGGACCAGCAGTGCGGCGCTGCGGGAGTGGGTAACTCTGGAGAGGCCGGTCTTGGCTCTGTATGTCTGGGAACCGCGGGATTGTGTATCGGCTACTCAGCTACGCCGGTGCGTGACGCCAATGGCAAGTGCCATGTGCTTGGCCATCCGGCAGGCGGCTATACGATGGAAGGCCATGCCTCGGCGGCAGCCTCTTCCTTCCGGTGGTGCAGGAATACTTTCAGCCGGTTTGAGATGACGGCGGCAGATCTGGCGGATATGGATGTCTACACGATCATGAGTTCCATTGCGGCAAAAGCGCCGATTGGGTCGAAGGGAACCATCTTCCTGCCATGGCTTGCAGGGGCGGCGTGCCCTTACTACAATGATTCCGCGCGAGGCGCGTTTATCGGCATGACCCTTGGCGTTACCAAGTCAGAACTTCTGCGGGCCGCGATGGAAGGCATCTGCTTCGAGATGCGTGGAATGCTGGATGCTCTCAAAGATGCAGGATTTCATGAGTTCAAGAAGCTTCGCGTTACAGGAGGGGCTGCCCGTTCCGATCTGTGGAACCAGATCCAGGCAGACATCTACGGATGTCCGGTGGAAACGGTCAATGCATCGGAAGCCACCGCACTTGGCGCGGCGATGATCGGCGCGGTTGGCGCAGGCGTATTTAAAGATCTGGCCGAGGCGTCCCGGCATATGGTACGTGTCAAGGATACTTATGAGCCGATCCCAGAAAACGTTGAGCGATACAACGAGGTCTACGAGGTATTCAAGGCCTGCTACAAGGGCCTGGCAGCGGACGGATTTGAACAGATCAATGCTTACCAGAACAAGTTCTGTTAA
- a CDS encoding FGGY-family carbohydrate kinase — protein MTTYFVSIDIGTTGTKAIVFDKKGNIKGSGSFDTPTYFPRPGYAEQETQEIVELLYSATKYAINNAEIDPKDIEGISFSHMCCSFVPVDREGNYLSRSILWNDFRGEEMFPYMRERLEANGISELEDYNFTGYPFGPLATTPKFLWIKKNWPEIYEKTYKFIGLEAVMISAFTDNIEEYWDDKPGLTYTKLSNNDTFELDPKRAEIYDIDINKYPGRKNPGEFVGSVTERVAKLTGLLAGTPVYCGAGDQRCAAVGAGVAKDGMISGVLGTAGVIHAYSSKPVRHPEGKISIMGHAGTGHWQVEGSSNSGASSLRWYRDVFCQNEVGFSKLSGKDIYSIISDLAAKSPVGSNGVIYAPWLEGCDCPRFDGNGRATFTGLSFSHNKNDIARSVLEGVCYEMKSMIDDADRTLGFKTKTLRTVGGGAKSRLWNQIQADVYNKRIETLKCPESTALGAAMFAAIGSGTYSDIHEAIDNMVQVDYCLEPIPENVKRYEELYKIYTELYEDLAVRVFPAIKKYQDRCFEG, from the coding sequence ATGACTACGTATTTTGTTTCTATTGACATTGGAACTACTGGCACGAAGGCGATCGTCTTTGATAAAAAGGGAAATATCAAAGGCAGCGGGTCATTTGATACGCCTACCTATTTCCCACGTCCCGGATATGCGGAACAGGAGACGCAAGAGATAGTAGAACTGCTATACAGCGCGACGAAATATGCCATCAATAATGCAGAAATCGATCCAAAGGACATCGAAGGAATTTCATTCTCCCACATGTGCTGCTCCTTCGTTCCTGTGGACCGGGAAGGAAACTACCTAAGCCGTTCTATTCTATGGAATGACTTCCGTGGGGAAGAGATGTTCCCTTATATGAGGGAGCGTCTGGAGGCAAATGGCATCAGCGAGCTGGAAGATTATAACTTTACAGGCTATCCATTCGGACCGCTGGCGACAACGCCGAAGTTCCTGTGGATTAAGAAGAATTGGCCGGAAATCTATGAAAAGACTTATAAGTTTATCGGGCTGGAGGCTGTAATGATCAGCGCGTTCACCGATAACATCGAGGAATACTGGGATGATAAGCCAGGCCTTACCTACACCAAGCTTTCGAATAATGACACGTTTGAATTAGATCCGAAGCGCGCAGAGATCTATGATATTGACATTAATAAATATCCTGGCCGCAAGAATCCGGGAGAATTCGTGGGGAGCGTGACCGAACGGGTAGCCAAACTGACAGGCCTGCTGGCCGGGACGCCGGTGTACTGCGGCGCCGGGGACCAGCGCTGCGCGGCAGTCGGCGCAGGCGTCGCAAAAGACGGCATGATCTCGGGCGTGCTTGGGACTGCGGGAGTAATCCATGCATACAGTTCGAAGCCAGTCAGGCATCCGGAAGGCAAGATATCCATTATGGGCCATGCAGGAACGGGACACTGGCAGGTGGAAGGCTCTTCCAACTCAGGAGCATCATCGCTTCGCTGGTACCGGGATGTATTCTGCCAGAATGAGGTAGGCTTCTCCAAGTTATCCGGCAAGGACATCTATAGCATCATCAGCGATCTGGCAGCCAAGTCGCCGGTAGGCTCGAATGGCGTGATCTATGCTCCGTGGCTGGAAGGATGCGACTGTCCAAGGTTTGACGGCAATGGCCGGGCCACCTTTACAGGACTATCTTTTTCCCATAATAAGAATGATATTGCGCGGTCCGTGCTGGAAGGCGTCTGCTATGAGATGAAGAGCATGATCGATGATGCGGACCGGACGCTTGGATTTAAGACGAAGACGCTTCGGACTGTGGGCGGCGGCGCAAAGTCGCGTCTGTGGAACCAGATTCAGGCGGATGTCTACAACAAACGGATCGAGACGCTTAAATGTCCGGAATCGACCGCGCTTGGAGCAGCAATGTTCGCGGCGATCGGCTCTGGCACTTACTCGGATATCCACGAAGCAATCGACAATATGGTACAAGTCGACTATTGCCTCGAGCCTATCCCGGAAAATGTAAAACGATATGAAGAACTTTACAAGATATACACGGAACTGTATGAGGATTTGGCTGTGCGTGTATTTCCTGCAATCAAGAAATATCAGGACAGGTGTTTTGAAGGATAG
- a CDS encoding MIP/aquaporin family protein, which translates to MLLKFLSELVGTFILILLGDGVVANVTLNKSGMKGGGTVQITLAWGLAVMVPAFIFGAASGAHFNPALTLALAVEGSVAWAEVPFYIIGQFAGAFLGACCVYLLFKGQFDATEDPNTKRGVFCTSPSIPNKALNMLSEIVATFVLVFAIKGIGQVSGIAGGLSNVFVFGIITSIGMSLGGLTGYAINPARDWGPRIAHALLPIKGKGPSGWDYAVVPMVGPIIGALLAVGLYAVIPW; encoded by the coding sequence ATGTTATTGAAATTCCTATCTGAGTTAGTTGGTACATTTATTCTGATATTGTTAGGAGACGGCGTTGTTGCAAACGTTACGCTGAACAAGTCAGGCATGAAAGGCGGCGGCACGGTGCAGATCACGCTTGCCTGGGGGCTTGCGGTCATGGTTCCGGCGTTTATATTCGGCGCGGCGTCCGGCGCCCACTTTAATCCGGCCCTTACCCTGGCGCTTGCAGTGGAAGGAAGTGTTGCGTGGGCAGAAGTACCGTTTTATATCATCGGGCAGTTTGCGGGAGCGTTTCTGGGCGCGTGCTGCGTATACCTTCTGTTCAAAGGACAGTTTGATGCCACGGAAGATCCAAACACGAAACGAGGCGTATTCTGTACATCGCCTTCCATTCCGAACAAAGCCCTTAACATGCTCTCAGAGATTGTGGCTACATTCGTGCTGGTATTTGCCATTAAGGGGATCGGACAGGTGTCCGGCATTGCAGGCGGCTTAAGCAATGTATTCGTCTTTGGCATCATCACTTCCATCGGCATGAGCCTTGGAGGCCTGACAGGATATGCCATCAATCCGGCCCGTGACTGGGGCCCGCGTATTGCCCATGCTTTGCTGCCGATCAAAGGAAAAGGCCCGTCTGGCTGGGACTATGCGGTTGTTCCAATGGTGGGACCGATTATCGGAGCGTTGCTTGCGGTTGGACTTTATGCGGTAATTCCGTGGTAA
- a CDS encoding iron-containing alcohol dehydrogenase: MEFSFLTARKIVFKTGAVADIAQYIAGYGKNFLIVVDPFFKESETMQKVKSQLDSIGAKYTVYGEVSGEPTVEQTDEVCELAVKNGCDAVMSIGGGSNIDVGKAVAALITNGTPAIDYMEYVGRGKKVENEPVPFISIPTTAGTGSEVTKNSVLGSKVQTFKRSMRSDMMLANLTIVDPELSRGCPKKVTASSGIDAMTHLIEAYTTWRATPISDGLALRGIELAGRYLRRAYDDGNDMEAREGMAAAALLGGMAFANSGLGAAHGIGMAVGIAYHVPHGEACGILLPHVMKLNQKKAEERMAKIGEALTGRRFAKPEEGAQAAVDFILELNAHMEIKPDFKHLGIPREDIEKLAKASYGTSMSSNPVQLEMDEMIEYISEIV, encoded by the coding sequence ATGGAATTTTCATTTTTAACAGCACGAAAAATCGTATTTAAGACGGGTGCGGTTGCAGACATTGCCCAGTACATAGCAGGATATGGGAAGAATTTCCTGATTGTGGTGGATCCTTTCTTTAAAGAGTCTGAAACAATGCAGAAGGTTAAGAGCCAGCTGGACTCTATCGGCGCGAAGTATACGGTCTACGGGGAAGTAAGCGGAGAACCGACGGTAGAGCAGACGGACGAAGTCTGCGAACTTGCCGTAAAGAATGGCTGTGATGCGGTTATGTCCATCGGCGGCGGCAGCAATATTGACGTAGGCAAGGCAGTCGCAGCGCTGATTACCAATGGAACTCCCGCGATCGACTACATGGAGTATGTAGGCCGCGGCAAGAAGGTAGAAAACGAGCCGGTTCCCTTCATCTCCATTCCGACAACGGCAGGAACCGGAAGCGAGGTTACCAAGAATTCTGTCCTGGGATCAAAGGTCCAGACATTCAAGCGCTCCATGCGCTCGGATATGATGCTGGCGAATCTGACTATCGTGGATCCGGAATTAAGCAGAGGCTGCCCAAAGAAGGTGACGGCATCCTCAGGCATTGACGCCATGACCCATCTGATAGAGGCTTATACTACCTGGAGGGCGACTCCTATCAGTGACGGGCTGGCGCTAAGGGGCATCGAGCTGGCGGGCAGATATCTAAGGCGCGCGTATGATGACGGAAACGATATGGAAGCAAGGGAAGGAATGGCGGCAGCGGCTCTGCTGGGCGGCATGGCATTCGCCAACTCCGGCCTGGGGGCAGCTCACGGCATAGGCATGGCCGTCGGGATTGCTTACCATGTGCCTCATGGAGAGGCATGCGGCATCCTGCTTCCACATGTAATGAAGCTGAATCAGAAGAAGGCGGAAGAAAGAATGGCTAAGATTGGAGAAGCCCTTACAGGAAGACGGTTCGCAAAGCCGGAAGAAGGCGCGCAGGCAGCGGTTGATTTCATTCTGGAACTGAACGCGCATATGGAGATCAAGCCGGACTTCAAGCATCTGGGAATTCCTCGCGAGGATATCGAAAAACTGGCGAAGGCCAGCTACGGAACCAGCATGAGCAGTAACCCGGTACAGCTTGAGATGGATGAGATGATAGAATACATCAGCGAGATTGTATAG
- a CDS encoding Na+/H+ antiporter NhaC family protein, with translation MEKKKLEFRGGWMVAFLPVCIFLFFCILYFIVLKAFEMYALAMGAFVALLISAVFTKKGHYDRFWEAVYDGAKEAIPVAVLLLIIGMFSAMIKAANISTGFVWLADKLHVGGGLFTAFTFFAVCIIASATGSSLGTMFTCFPIFYAAGILLGSNPAALAGAIVSGGIFGDNLAPISDTTIISAGTQEYTKKSGFADVGGCVTSRLKYSLAAGAVSFVLFWIFGGGGTLGSGAEEILSQNMNPATLVMLVPVVVMLVTAVKTRNIYKAITVGLILGTIVGMAFHLLTPSSILSVKDGAPAGFLTDGINGMIATITLVLSVYGIMGVLTAAGALEKITNMILGSKFGQTTRGAEIAMMLGISITTMFFGGVTSASMATFGKIQNEIGKRVGLHPYRRANLLDGFANSIVLAVPFLSVFVFIGSSLTAGYEYADALSVTQVSGFMFYCFSLFLVLLFSVITGWGRAYEGADGKPVRTLEESH, from the coding sequence ATGGAAAAGAAAAAACTCGAATTCAGAGGAGGATGGATGGTTGCATTCCTTCCAGTATGCATCTTCCTATTCTTCTGCATCTTATATTTTATCGTATTGAAAGCATTTGAAATGTACGCGCTTGCAATGGGAGCCTTCGTGGCACTGCTGATCAGCGCTGTCTTCACTAAGAAAGGGCATTATGACCGCTTCTGGGAAGCCGTCTATGATGGCGCGAAAGAGGCCATCCCGGTTGCCGTCCTGCTGCTGATCATCGGCATGTTTTCTGCCATGATCAAGGCTGCCAATATTTCCACCGGCTTTGTATGGCTCGCCGATAAACTGCATGTGGGCGGCGGCTTATTTACGGCATTTACCTTTTTTGCCGTATGTATCATTGCATCCGCAACCGGCTCCTCCCTGGGAACCATGTTCACCTGTTTCCCTATCTTCTACGCAGCAGGCATCCTGCTGGGGAGCAATCCGGCCGCGCTGGCGGGCGCCATCGTATCCGGCGGAATCTTTGGCGATAACCTGGCTCCTATCTCCGATACGACGATTATATCTGCGGGCACCCAGGAATACACGAAAAAATCCGGCTTCGCTGACGTAGGCGGATGCGTGACCAGCCGATTGAAATACTCGCTGGCTGCCGGCGCAGTCTCTTTTGTACTGTTCTGGATCTTTGGAGGCGGCGGAACGCTTGGCAGCGGCGCAGAGGAGATACTCTCCCAAAATATGAACCCTGCCACGCTGGTCATGCTGGTTCCTGTAGTGGTGATGCTGGTTACCGCCGTAAAAACCAGAAATATTTATAAAGCCATTACCGTCGGACTGATTCTGGGAACCATCGTAGGAATGGCATTCCACCTTCTGACCCCAAGCAGCATCCTTTCCGTCAAGGACGGCGCGCCTGCCGGCTTCCTTACCGATGGCATCAATGGGATGATCGCAACCATCACCCTTGTACTTTCCGTATATGGAATCATGGGCGTACTCACTGCTGCCGGAGCTTTGGAGAAGATCACCAATATGATCCTGGGCAGCAAGTTTGGCCAGACTACCCGCGGCGCAGAGATTGCCATGATGCTTGGAATCTCCATCACAACCATGTTCTTCGGCGGCGTGACCAGCGCCTCCATGGCCACCTTTGGAAAGATCCAGAACGAGATTGGGAAGCGCGTCGGCCTGCATCCATACCGCCGGGCCAATCTGCTGGATGGATTTGCCAATTCCATTGTCCTGGCAGTTCCGTTTCTGAGCGTATTCGTATTCATCGGATCTTCCCTTACAGCCGGATATGAGTATGCAGATGCCTTATCCGTTACTCAGGTAAGTGGATTCATGTTTTACTGCTTCTCGTTGTTCCTGGTACTGCTGTTCTCCGTAATAACCGGCTGGGGCAGAGCATACGAAGGCGCAGATGGCAAGCCGGTAAGGACTCTGGAAGAATCACATTAA